In Variovorax paradoxus, a single genomic region encodes these proteins:
- a CDS encoding CmcJ/NvfI family oxidoreductase → MTTPNTTVTAGLNYLQPSALRPVSYAFQPPPDTPWESGNYELRPMPIADARAAATPPDIEREGFVLRDAPTAVRDFLDDAEVTAVYHREAAELALAVTGGTRAHVFDHLVRRREADRAALSFGRRAADGRAAANGRIHNDYTEESGRRRLALVLPDPEEAAAVRRYCIVNIWRSIRGPVLDTPLAVCDARSVMARDLVGAEVRYPRRTGEIYLATHSPSHRWSYFSAMDRHEALVFKQYDSQLSGVSRYTPHAAFDHPEAPADAPLRESIEARCLVVFE, encoded by the coding sequence ATGACCACCCCGAACACCACCGTCACCGCCGGCCTGAACTACCTCCAGCCGTCCGCCCTGCGCCCCGTCAGCTACGCCTTCCAGCCGCCGCCCGACACGCCCTGGGAAAGCGGCAACTACGAGCTGCGCCCCATGCCCATCGCCGATGCACGCGCGGCCGCCACGCCACCCGACATCGAGCGCGAGGGTTTCGTGCTGCGCGACGCGCCCACGGCCGTGCGCGACTTCCTCGACGACGCGGAGGTCACGGCCGTCTACCACCGCGAAGCGGCCGAGCTGGCGCTGGCCGTCACCGGCGGCACGCGCGCCCATGTCTTCGACCACCTGGTGCGCAGGCGCGAAGCCGACCGCGCCGCCTTGAGCTTCGGCCGCCGCGCGGCCGACGGACGCGCCGCCGCCAACGGCCGCATCCACAACGACTACACCGAGGAGTCCGGCCGCCGCCGGTTGGCCCTGGTGCTGCCCGACCCCGAAGAGGCCGCGGCCGTGCGGCGCTATTGCATCGTCAACATCTGGCGCTCGATCAGGGGGCCGGTGCTCGACACGCCGCTGGCCGTGTGCGATGCCCGTTCGGTGATGGCCCGGGACCTGGTCGGCGCCGAAGTGCGCTATCCGCGCCGCACCGGCGAGATCTACCTGGCAACGCATTCGCCCTCGCACCGCTGGTCGTACTTCTCGGCGATGGACCGGCACGAGGCGCTGGTGTTCAAGCAATACGACTCGCAGCTCAGCGGCGTCTCGCGCTACACGCCGCACGCCGCCTTCGACCATCCCGAAGCCCCCGCCGACGCGCCGCTGCGCGAAAGCATCGAGGCCCGCTGCCTGGTGGTGTTCGAATGA
- a CDS encoding Y-family DNA polymerase: MHWIALRWLLDDAATPGDALSLPTPEALGWWALRYTPHVAWQDEALMLEVSACERLWGGRLSLMRLLLADNPVPDARMLGTQGATSLIALARLRLFAREEKRPKDMPAGLPLDTLSAARAHLDLLARLGCRTWGDVAALPRGGLTRRFGAQLRDALDAAWGLCPESHAWLTLPDVFEQKLELPALAETAPELMWSANRLLASLQLWLRARQRGARALELQWTLDLKRFNGVNLPPCQQVTVRTAEPTQDMAHLRRLMSEKLALTTLSAPASWLRLRTLETDPWAGASTSFLPEDNRKGDKLHEMVERLSVRLGPSQVLVPSAQADHRPERKQAWRPALHKDKTPPDKARRQAQANASQPDAIYPPWLLPEPLRLEMDGERPCYRGTLNRLVGPQRVETGWWGDKEEGGQPAMRDYYVAESPEAGLVWIFRERPAALFSSGEVRWYLQGFYA; encoded by the coding sequence GTGCACTGGATCGCCTTGCGGTGGCTACTTGACGACGCCGCCACGCCCGGCGACGCCCTGAGCCTGCCCACGCCCGAGGCCCTGGGCTGGTGGGCGCTGCGCTACACGCCCCACGTCGCCTGGCAGGACGAAGCGCTGATGCTCGAGGTCTCGGCCTGCGAGCGCCTCTGGGGCGGCCGGCTTTCGCTGATGCGCCTGCTGCTGGCCGACAACCCCGTGCCCGACGCGCGCATGCTGGGCACGCAGGGCGCCACCAGCCTGATCGCGCTGGCGCGGCTGCGGCTTTTCGCGCGCGAGGAGAAGCGGCCGAAAGACATGCCCGCCGGCCTGCCCCTGGACACCCTGAGCGCTGCGCGCGCCCACCTCGACCTGCTCGCGCGGCTCGGCTGCCGCACCTGGGGCGACGTGGCGGCGCTGCCGCGCGGCGGCCTCACGCGGCGCTTCGGCGCCCAGTTGCGCGATGCGCTCGATGCCGCCTGGGGCCTGTGCCCCGAAAGCCATGCCTGGCTCACGCTGCCCGACGTGTTCGAGCAGAAGCTCGAACTGCCCGCGCTGGCCGAAACCGCGCCCGAACTCATGTGGTCGGCCAACCGGCTGCTGGCGTCGCTGCAGCTCTGGCTGCGCGCCCGACAGCGCGGCGCGCGCGCGCTCGAGCTGCAATGGACGCTCGACCTCAAGCGCTTCAACGGCGTGAACCTGCCGCCCTGTCAGCAGGTCACCGTGCGCACGGCCGAGCCCACGCAGGACATGGCGCACCTGCGCCGGCTGATGTCCGAAAAACTCGCGCTCACCACGCTCTCGGCGCCCGCGAGCTGGCTGCGGCTGCGCACGCTGGAGACCGACCCATGGGCCGGCGCCAGCACCAGCTTCCTGCCCGAGGACAACCGCAAGGGCGACAAGCTGCACGAGATGGTCGAGCGGCTCAGCGTGCGGCTCGGTCCGTCGCAGGTGCTGGTGCCCTCGGCGCAGGCCGACCACCGGCCGGAGCGCAAGCAGGCGTGGCGGCCCGCGCTGCACAAGGACAAGACCCCGCCCGACAAGGCGCGCAGGCAGGCGCAGGCCAATGCGTCGCAGCCCGATGCCATCTACCCGCCGTGGCTGCTGCCCGAGCCGCTGCGGCTCGAGATGGACGGCGAGCGCCCCTGCTATCGCGGCACGCTGAACAGGCTGGTCGGGCCGCAGCGCGTCGAGACGGGTTGGTGGGGCGACAAGGAAGAAGGCGGCCAGCCCGCGATGCGCGACTACTACGTCGCGGAAAGCCCCGAGGCCGGTCTCGTGTGGATATTCCGCGAGCGGCCCGCGGCGCTCTTTTCTTCGGGCGAGGTGCGCTGGTATCTGCAGGGGTTCTATGCCTGA
- a CDS encoding error-prone DNA polymerase, which yields MPELSGKQESRRQPAKVHALPVPLRRPPALTLPDYAELHCLTNFSFQRGASTPEEMVERAYQLGYKALAITDECSVAGIVRAHVCLRGMEHKLDEYEREHPDEPKIPRNPTFRLLFGSEFQFERFRLVVIANDTEGWGNLCEFITAARNTELPKGEYRVGWEESDVASLQHCQILFVPNRNPGGAMDKATLHEDLLAARALYGENLWLAVELFNELDDDLWLVTLMEVGEQAGVPLVAAGDVHMHARSCKPLHDVLTAVREGKTVAECGFALQSNAQRHLRPRMRLAEIHLRRMLENTLAVAGRCNFDPEVIRENYKYPLETLGSDETPAQTLVRKTWEGARGRYPEGIPDKVRAQVQKELDIIIDLKYEMFFLTVENIVSFARSQKILCQGRGSSANSAVCFCLGITAIDPTKGHLLFERFLSRERHEPPDIDVDFEHQRREEVIQYIYAKYGRHRAAIAAVVICYRSRSALRDVGKAIGIDERLIDEFAKDHYWFDDTVLGEQLRQAQARVGVVEDELKLVHWIEMTQKLKGFPRHLSQHVGGFVLTHTRLTRLVPVEKASMKDRSVIQWEKDDLEAMGMLKVDVLALGMLSAIRRGLEHMNRWRGSTIEMHQIPNDDQKVFDMICDADTIGVFQIESRAQMSMLPRLKPRTYEDLVIEVAIVRPGPIQGGMVHPYLKQRERVRKGLPIHYEKEELREALERTLGIPIFQEQVMQIAMIAAKFTADEADQLRRAMAAWKRKGGLGKFHDKLVNGMTLNGYKASFAEAIFKQVMGFGDYGFPESHAASFALLVTVSSWLKNYEPACFLAALLDSQPMGFYSPSQLVQDARRHGVEVRPVDVTRSDFDTTLEAREPDAPRPSGIDERYADRLGNENQPAVRLGLNRIAGFSAGGVERLLKARAAAPFTSTEDLALRAELEGKDMAALAAADALMSLSGHRRQQVWDATAQRRAPALLRGVPINEQALLLPAASEGEEIVGDYASLRLTLRRHPLALLRPRLARMKLMSAAELRSVPNGQTARACGIVKGRQRPQTANGTIFVTLEDETGNVNVIVWSHVIEAWREPLLKSHLLAVQGTWQRDDETGGKVQHLVATGFKDLTPLMGRLAQSNTSRDFH from the coding sequence ATGCCTGAGCTGAGCGGCAAGCAGGAAAGCAGGCGCCAGCCTGCCAAGGTGCATGCGCTGCCGGTGCCGCTGCGCCGGCCGCCTGCGCTCACGCTGCCCGACTATGCGGAGCTGCATTGCCTGACCAACTTCAGCTTCCAGCGTGGTGCATCGACGCCCGAGGAGATGGTGGAGCGGGCCTATCAGCTCGGCTACAAGGCACTGGCCATCACCGACGAATGCTCGGTGGCGGGCATCGTGCGGGCGCATGTGTGCCTGCGCGGCATGGAACACAAGCTCGACGAATACGAACGCGAGCATCCCGACGAGCCGAAGATCCCGCGCAACCCCACTTTCCGCCTGCTGTTCGGCAGCGAGTTCCAGTTCGAGCGCTTCAGGCTCGTGGTGATTGCCAACGACACCGAAGGCTGGGGCAACCTGTGCGAGTTCATCACCGCCGCGCGCAACACCGAACTGCCCAAGGGCGAATACCGCGTGGGCTGGGAAGAGAGCGACGTGGCATCGCTGCAGCACTGCCAGATCCTGTTCGTGCCGAACCGCAACCCAGGCGGGGCAATGGACAAGGCCACGCTGCATGAAGACCTGTTGGCCGCCAGGGCGCTGTACGGCGAGAACCTCTGGCTGGCGGTGGAGCTTTTCAACGAACTCGACGACGACCTCTGGCTGGTCACGCTGATGGAGGTGGGCGAGCAAGCCGGCGTGCCGCTGGTGGCGGCCGGCGACGTGCATATGCATGCGCGCTCGTGCAAGCCGTTGCACGACGTGTTGACTGCGGTGCGCGAGGGCAAGACGGTGGCTGAGTGCGGCTTCGCGCTGCAGTCGAATGCGCAGCGGCACCTGCGGCCGCGCATGCGACTGGCGGAGATTCATCTGCGGCGGATGCTGGAGAACACGCTGGCGGTGGCGGGGCGATGCAACTTCGATCCGGAGGTGATCCGGGAGAACTACAAGTACCCGCTGGAAACCCTGGGCAGCGATGAGACGCCTGCGCAGACGCTGGTGCGCAAGACGTGGGAGGGGGCGCGAGGTCGCTATCCCGAAGGCATTCCCGACAAGGTGCGTGCACAGGTCCAGAAAGAACTGGACATCATCATCGATCTGAAATACGAGATGTTCTTCCTCACCGTGGAGAACATCGTCAGCTTCGCCAGGTCGCAGAAGATCCTTTGCCAGGGACGCGGCTCATCGGCCAACTCCGCTGTCTGCTTTTGCCTCGGCATCACGGCGATCGATCCGACGAAAGGGCATCTGCTGTTCGAGCGCTTCCTGAGCCGGGAGCGCCATGAACCGCCCGACATCGACGTCGACTTCGAGCACCAGCGGCGTGAAGAAGTCATCCAGTACATCTACGCGAAATACGGACGGCATCGCGCCGCCATTGCCGCCGTCGTCATCTGCTACCGCTCGCGCAGCGCATTGCGCGACGTGGGCAAGGCCATCGGCATCGACGAGCGGCTGATCGACGAATTCGCGAAAGACCACTACTGGTTCGACGACACCGTGCTCGGCGAGCAACTGCGGCAGGCGCAGGCGCGCGTCGGCGTGGTGGAGGACGAGCTCAAGCTCGTGCACTGGATCGAAATGACGCAGAAGCTCAAGGGCTTCCCGCGCCACCTGAGCCAGCACGTGGGCGGCTTCGTGCTCACGCACACCAGGCTCACGCGGCTGGTGCCGGTGGAGAAGGCGTCGATGAAAGACCGCTCCGTCATCCAGTGGGAGAAGGACGACCTCGAGGCCATGGGCATGCTCAAGGTCGACGTGCTCGCGCTCGGCATGCTCAGCGCCATTCGCCGGGGGCTCGAGCACATGAACCGCTGGCGCGGCTCGACGATCGAGATGCACCAGATTCCCAACGACGACCAGAAGGTGTTCGACATGATCTGCGACGCCGACACCATCGGCGTGTTCCAGATCGAGAGCCGGGCGCAGATGTCGATGCTGCCGCGGCTGAAGCCACGCACCTATGAAGACCTGGTGATAGAGGTTGCCATCGTGCGGCCGGGGCCCATACAGGGGGGCATGGTGCATCCATATCTCAAGCAGCGGGAGCGGGTGCGCAAGGGCTTGCCGATCCACTACGAGAAAGAGGAACTGCGCGAGGCGCTGGAGCGCACGCTGGGCATCCCGATCTTCCAGGAACAGGTGATGCAGATCGCCATGATCGCGGCCAAGTTCACGGCCGACGAGGCCGACCAACTGCGCCGCGCCATGGCCGCTTGGAAGCGCAAGGGCGGCCTCGGCAAGTTCCACGACAAGCTCGTGAACGGCATGACTCTCAACGGCTACAAGGCCAGCTTCGCCGAAGCCATCTTCAAGCAGGTCATGGGCTTCGGCGACTACGGCTTCCCCGAAAGCCACGCCGCCAGCTTCGCGCTGCTGGTCACGGTGAGCAGCTGGCTCAAGAACTACGAGCCCGCCTGCTTCCTCGCCGCACTGCTCGATTCCCAGCCGATGGGCTTCTACAGCCCGTCGCAACTCGTGCAGGACGCGCGCCGCCATGGTGTCGAGGTGCGTCCTGTCGATGTGACGAGAAGCGACTTCGACACCACGCTCGAAGCGCGGGAGCCCGATGCGCCGCGTCCTTCCGGCATCGACGAACGCTATGCCGACCGCCTCGGCAACGAGAACCAGCCTGCCGTGCGCCTGGGCCTGAACCGCATTGCCGGCTTCAGCGCGGGCGGCGTCGAGCGCCTGCTGAAGGCCCGCGCCGCGGCACCCTTCACGAGCACCGAAGACCTCGCCCTGCGCGCCGAACTCGAAGGCAAGGACATGGCCGCGCTGGCCGCGGCCGATGCGCTGATGTCCCTTTCCGGCCACCGCCGCCAGCAGGTGTGGGACGCCACGGCGCAACGCCGGGCGCCGGCCCTGCTGAGGGGCGTGCCCATCAACGAACAGGCGCTGCTGCTGCCGGCCGCCTCCGAAGGCGAGGAGATCGTCGGCGACTACGCATCGCTCAGGCTCACGCTGCGCCGCCATCCGCTCGCGCTGCTGCGCCCACGCCTGGCGCGCATGAAGCTCATGAGCGCGGCCGAGCTGCGTTCGGTGCCCAACGGCCAGACCGCGCGCGCCTGCGGCATCGTCAAGGGCCGGCAACGGCCGCAGACGGCCAACGGCACCATCTTCGTCACGCTGGAGGACGAGACCGGCAACGTCAACGTGATCGTCTGGAGCCATGTCATCGAGGCCTGGCGCGAGCCGCTGCTCAAGTCGCATCTGCTGGCGGTGCAGGGCACGTGGCAGCGCGACGACGAGACCGGCGGCAAGGTGCAGCACCTGGTGGCCACCGGCTTCAAGGACCTGACGCCGCTCATGGGCCGGCTCGCGCAGAGCAACACCAGCCGCGACTTCCACTGA
- a CDS encoding LysR substrate-binding domain-containing protein has product MPLSLLRMPSLDLVRGFVAVGRRMSISLAAQDLCLTQSAVSKQVHALETLLGVKLLVRGHRSIAFTAEGERLFRSADGAVQQLQDVMGGIRQSGEQRPVTLSASIGMTGLWLLPRLGRVQKLHPGVDVRVSSNNRLADMRNDGIDLAIRYTTPALAPAGAVRLFGETVAPVAHPSLGLASLASARALSGLCLLAFDDPQHPWLQWNDWLAAVGWADARPQAMLHFNQYDQLIQAALAGQGVALGRLELIQPLLDDGRLARVEAPAPAQPSGHAYWLIHADEAPREDVRHVAAWLMDEARQSSGH; this is encoded by the coding sequence ATGCCACTCTCGCTGCTTCGCATGCCTTCACTGGACCTGGTGCGGGGCTTCGTGGCGGTGGGCCGGCGCATGAGCATCTCGCTCGCGGCGCAAGACCTGTGCCTCACGCAGTCGGCGGTGAGCAAGCAGGTCCATGCGCTGGAAACGCTGCTCGGCGTGAAGCTGCTGGTGCGCGGCCACCGCTCGATCGCCTTCACGGCCGAGGGCGAGCGGCTCTTTCGCAGCGCCGACGGCGCGGTGCAGCAACTGCAGGACGTGATGGGCGGCATCCGCCAGTCGGGCGAGCAGCGCCCCGTGACGCTGAGCGCGAGCATCGGCATGACGGGGCTGTGGCTGCTGCCGCGGCTGGGCAGGGTGCAGAAGCTGCATCCGGGCGTCGACGTGCGCGTGTCTTCCAACAACCGGCTGGCGGACATGCGCAACGACGGCATCGACCTGGCCATTCGCTACACCACGCCCGCGCTTGCGCCGGCCGGCGCTGTGCGGCTCTTCGGGGAAACCGTGGCGCCGGTGGCGCACCCGTCGCTCGGGCTGGCGTCGCTGGCGTCGGCGCGGGCGCTGTCGGGGCTTTGCCTGCTGGCCTTCGACGATCCGCAGCACCCGTGGCTGCAGTGGAACGACTGGCTCGCGGCGGTGGGCTGGGCCGATGCCCGACCACAGGCCATGCTGCACTTCAACCAGTACGACCAGCTCATCCAGGCCGCTCTGGCCGGCCAGGGCGTGGCGCTGGGGCGGCTGGAGCTGATCCAGCCGCTGCTCGACGACGGGCGGCTGGCGCGCGTGGAAGCACCCGCGCCGGCGCAGCCCTCGGGCCATGCCTACTGGCTGATCCATGCCGACGAGGCGCCGCGCGAAGACGTGCGCCACGTGGCCGCCTGGCTGATGGACGAGGCGCGGCAGTCCTCAGGGCACTGA
- the imuA gene encoding translesion DNA synthesis-associated protein ImuA, giving the protein MGLPFLDSFSAAAGRGVWHADELGLADAQVVATGHDALDAELPGGGWPVGAMTELLQAAPEAHVWRLLLPALAQAVQARGGPVVLVGPPYEPCGPSLAAQGLPVEALMWVRSEAPAARLWACEQALRCADVAAVVAWLPQARVAELRRLQLAAAQHELLLFVCRPGSVALSASPARLRIRAERCEADASRIALHILKRRGPPLAAPVMLPARNERMAALLAAARLRRKLRAQQQGTVEAGDTAASAKVVRIDAWKGGPSALDRLAVAT; this is encoded by the coding sequence ATGGGCCTTCCTTTCCTCGACTCCTTTTCCGCTGCCGCGGGCCGTGGCGTCTGGCATGCCGACGAACTCGGCCTGGCCGACGCGCAGGTCGTCGCCACCGGCCACGACGCGCTCGACGCGGAGTTGCCGGGCGGCGGGTGGCCGGTCGGCGCGATGACGGAGCTGCTGCAGGCCGCGCCCGAAGCCCATGTCTGGCGGCTGCTGCTGCCCGCGCTGGCACAGGCGGTGCAGGCGCGCGGCGGGCCGGTGGTGCTGGTCGGCCCGCCTTACGAGCCCTGCGGGCCGTCGCTCGCGGCGCAGGGGTTGCCGGTGGAAGCGCTGATGTGGGTGCGCAGCGAGGCGCCGGCCGCACGGTTGTGGGCCTGCGAGCAGGCGCTGCGCTGCGCCGACGTGGCGGCCGTGGTCGCGTGGCTGCCGCAGGCGCGGGTGGCCGAACTTCGGCGGCTGCAACTGGCCGCCGCGCAGCACGAGCTGCTGCTTTTCGTGTGCCGGCCCGGGTCGGTCGCGTTGTCGGCATCGCCCGCGCGGCTGCGCATTCGCGCCGAGCGCTGCGAGGCCGATGCTTCGCGGATCGCGCTGCACATCCTCAAGCGTCGCGGGCCGCCGCTGGCCGCGCCGGTCATGCTGCCCGCGCGCAATGAGCGCATGGCCGCGCTGCTGGCCGCCGCCCGGCTGCGCCGCAAGCTGCGGGCGCAGCAGCAAGGGACCGTGGAGGCGGGCGATACGGCCGCGTCCGCCAAGGTGGTGCGCATCGACGCGTGGAAAGGAGGCCCCAGTGCACTGGATCGCCTTGCGGTGGCTACTTGA
- a CDS encoding 2-hydroxychromene-2-carboxylate isomerase has product MNALDVWFDFGSNYSYLSVMRVEQEAAAHGIGIRWQPFLLGPIFRSFGWETSPFVLQKEKGDYTWKDMARQCRKYGLPWQQPTRFPRPAVLPLRIALAGATQPWMGEFCRRTMTMNFAEDRDIDSPEAMRDLLAALGLPAHRILEEALSDANKLRLRRQTETAAEKGIFGAPTFFAGNEMFWGNDRLDEAIAHCKAMPSVP; this is encoded by the coding sequence ATGAACGCGCTCGACGTCTGGTTCGACTTCGGCAGCAACTACAGCTACCTCAGCGTGATGCGCGTGGAGCAGGAGGCGGCCGCGCACGGCATCGGCATCCGCTGGCAGCCCTTCCTGCTGGGGCCGATCTTCCGCTCCTTCGGCTGGGAGACATCGCCCTTCGTGCTGCAGAAGGAAAAAGGCGACTACACGTGGAAAGACATGGCCCGCCAGTGCCGCAAATACGGCCTGCCGTGGCAACAACCGACGCGCTTTCCGCGCCCGGCCGTGCTGCCGCTGCGCATCGCGCTGGCGGGCGCCACGCAGCCGTGGATGGGCGAATTCTGCCGCCGCACGATGACGATGAACTTCGCCGAAGACCGCGACATCGATTCGCCCGAGGCCATGCGCGACCTGCTCGCCGCGCTCGGCCTGCCGGCGCACCGCATCCTCGAAGAAGCGCTGTCCGACGCCAACAAGCTGCGGCTGCGCAGGCAGACCGAGACGGCCGCCGAGAAAGGCATCTTCGGCGCGCCGACCTTCTTTGCCGGCAACGAGATGTTCTGGGGCAACGACCGGCTCGACGAGGCGATCGCGCATTGCAAGGCGATGCCCTCAGTGCCCTGA